Proteins from a single region of Bacteroidales bacterium:
- a CDS encoding proline racemase family protein yields MDRKLKKVKWDPPGHWLRISTMDMHTGGEPLRILLDGYPEIKGGSVLEMRKYFRDHLDHIRKGLMWEPRGHADMYGAVLTRPFTKEADFGTFFLHNEGYSTMCGHAIIALTKFVLDTGLIEIAGDAPQVIIDAPPGQIVSTGFREQGIVHSISFKNVPSFVLSRDQQVEVPGLGKVQYDVAYGGAFYAIVDADRLNISMEPSGVNRMIETGMQIKHSVIKKQQINHPFEPDLSFLYGTIFTGKAHHPSRDSRNVCIFADGEVDRSATGSGVSARAALHFARAELKMGQSMMIESILGTTMEVRVAELTRFGPHEAVIPEVTGSASFTGRNSFCFDPEDPLKEGFFFR; encoded by the coding sequence GTGGATCGCAAACTTAAAAAGGTGAAATGGGACCCACCCGGCCACTGGCTCAGGATCTCAACCATGGATATGCATACCGGAGGAGAACCACTTCGGATACTTCTGGATGGATATCCGGAAATAAAGGGCGGGTCCGTGCTGGAGATGAGAAAGTATTTCAGGGATCACCTGGACCATATACGTAAAGGCCTTATGTGGGAACCCCGGGGCCACGCGGATATGTATGGGGCGGTGCTTACCAGACCCTTTACGAAAGAGGCAGATTTCGGGACCTTCTTTTTGCATAATGAAGGGTACAGTACCATGTGCGGACACGCCATTATTGCCCTGACGAAATTTGTACTGGATACGGGACTGATTGAGATAGCAGGAGACGCTCCGCAGGTAATCATTGATGCTCCTCCGGGACAGATTGTCTCCACCGGCTTTCGGGAACAGGGGATCGTTCATTCGATTTCCTTTAAAAACGTTCCCTCATTTGTGTTGTCCAGAGATCAGCAAGTTGAGGTGCCGGGACTGGGAAAGGTACAGTATGATGTGGCTTATGGCGGTGCCTTTTATGCCATTGTGGATGCAGACAGATTGAATATATCGATGGAGCCTTCGGGAGTTAACAGAATGATTGAAACCGGCATGCAGATCAAGCATAGTGTGATAAAAAAGCAGCAAATCAACCATCCCTTTGAGCCGGATCTGAGTTTCCTGTATGGAACCATCTTCACAGGAAAGGCGCACCATCCCTCGAGAGATAGTCGCAATGTTTGCATATTCGCCGATGGCGAAGTGGATCGTTCTGCCACAGGTTCCGGAGTGAGTGCACGTGCAGCGCTGCATTTTGCAAGAGCAGAGTTGAAAATGGGACAGTCTATGATGATCGAAAGTATCCTGGGAACCACCATGGAAGTCAGGGTGGCCGAATTGACACGCTTTGGACCCCATGAAGCGGTGATACCTGAAGTTACGGGTTCGGCTTCCTTTACTGGCAGAAACAGTTTCTGCTTCGATCCGGAGGACCCTCTGAAGGAGGGTTTTTTCTTCAGATAG
- a CDS encoding sigma-70 family RNA polymerase sigma factor, translated as MTTMEFNSKLINMEERLERFAISLTSNREAAKDLVQETYLKALSSKDKFVEFTNFEAWAYTILKNTFINNYRKSVRQNTIVDTTKDLYYLNNSRESNFIKPDSSMQHKEINKHIDKLQDELKIPFLMHTEGYKYKEIAEKLDLKIGTVKSRIFFTRKKLMESLADYQ; from the coding sequence ATGACAACAATGGAATTTAACAGCAAACTGATAAATATGGAAGAAAGACTTGAGAGATTTGCCATTAGTCTTACTTCCAACCGCGAAGCCGCAAAAGATCTGGTTCAGGAGACTTACCTGAAAGCTCTTTCTTCCAAAGATAAATTTGTTGAATTCACAAATTTTGAAGCCTGGGCATACACTATATTGAAGAATACCTTTATAAATAATTACAGGAAGTCCGTCAGACAAAACACAATTGTTGATACCACCAAGGATCTTTACTACCTCAACAACTCCAGAGAATCTAACTTTATCAAGCCAGATTCCAGTATGCAGCATAAAGAGATCAACAAACACATCGATAAGTTGCAGGATGAGCTAAAGATTCCTTTTTTAATGCACACAGAAGGGTATAAGTATAAAGAAATTGCTGAAAAGCTTGACTTGAAAATAGGTACCGTGAAAAGCCGGATCTTCTTTACCAGGAAGAAATTAATGGAATCACTCGCCGACTATCAGTAG
- a CDS encoding pitrilysin family protein gives MTSFLQTYQLTNGIRLIHRPHSSEVAHFGLLVHTGTRDENPEEHGLAHFMEHMFFKGTAKRSPYQIISRLEDVGGEINAYTTKEETALYASFLKQDFNRAVELIQDIFLHSSFPEKEREKEAEVILSEIQGYEDSPSELIFDRAEELLFPKHPIGRNILGTEESLGSFRNGTLEKFLAENYSTEEMVLSLAGDIPFKKFCQVAEKYFGDIPQKPRSRKRIKPIAVTAEKLIEKRNVFQKHCMMVGPAYALPDQKRLQLYLLNNILGGPGMNSRLNMALRERRGYSYSAESHYAPYTDTGVIMIYFSCDPDKFNRSMQVSREEIRKLRTSLITDKRMSHARKQLMGQLAISYENNEHLMLTSAKRHLVFNQVDNLETIRQNLELITPEMLRETANEILDPRNLNTLIFE, from the coding sequence ATGACCTCCTTTTTACAGACATACCAGTTAACGAATGGCATCAGGCTCATTCACAGACCCCACTCTTCGGAGGTGGCTCATTTTGGCCTGCTTGTTCATACGGGCACACGGGATGAAAATCCAGAAGAACACGGGCTGGCACATTTTATGGAGCATATGTTCTTTAAAGGCACGGCCAAAAGATCCCCTTATCAGATTATATCCAGGCTGGAAGATGTTGGCGGGGAAATTAATGCCTATACCACCAAAGAAGAGACGGCCCTGTATGCCTCCTTTCTGAAACAGGACTTTAACAGAGCCGTGGAATTAATCCAGGATATATTTTTGCATTCCTCTTTCCCGGAAAAAGAGCGGGAAAAGGAGGCCGAAGTGATCCTGAGCGAAATCCAGGGCTACGAAGATTCTCCCTCCGAATTGATTTTTGACCGGGCGGAGGAGTTACTCTTTCCCAAGCATCCCATTGGAAGAAACATCCTGGGTACCGAGGAGTCCCTTGGCAGCTTCCGGAACGGAACGCTGGAAAAATTCCTGGCGGAGAACTACTCTACGGAAGAGATGGTCCTTTCCCTGGCCGGTGATATCCCTTTTAAGAAGTTCTGCCAGGTCGCCGAAAAATATTTTGGAGACATTCCGCAAAAACCCAGAAGCAGGAAGCGGATCAAACCTATAGCTGTTACAGCAGAGAAGCTTATTGAAAAACGAAATGTTTTCCAGAAGCACTGCATGATGGTCGGGCCTGCCTATGCATTGCCCGACCAAAAAAGATTACAGCTCTATTTATTAAATAATATCCTTGGGGGGCCGGGTATGAACTCCAGGCTCAATATGGCCCTGAGAGAACGCAGGGGATACTCCTACAGTGCAGAATCGCACTATGCTCCTTATACGGACACCGGGGTGATTATGATCTACTTTAGTTGTGATCCGGATAAATTCAACCGTTCCATGCAGGTTAGCCGGGAAGAAATCCGCAAGCTGCGCACCTCCCTGATCACAGATAAAAGAATGAGTCATGCCCGGAAACAGCTGATGGGACAACTGGCCATTTCATACGAAAATAACGAGCACCTGATGCTTACATCGGCCAAAAGACACCTGGTTTTTAATCAGGTGGACAACCTGGAAACCATCCGTCAGAACCTGGAACTTATTACTCCTGAAATGCTCAGGGAAACGGCCAATGAGATCCTGGATCCCCGGAATCTGAATACCCTTATTTTTGAGTAA
- the lgt gene encoding prolipoprotein diacylglyceryl transferase: protein MVLCAITWDFDPEIFSIGNHGIRWYGLMIASALFVGYLIFKRFLRGNKLTLEMVDSLLVYLAIAGIVGARLGHCLFYEPDYFLKNPLEILKIWKGGLASHGWAIGILLALWLYNRKYKIPFLWLMDRIVIVVALASVFIRLGNFFNSEIYGFPTNLPWGVEFVRDRLYDSTTGNILPTVPRHPTQLYEALSYFLIFISSFVFYRKRNMEVRDGFIFSVFMIVLFSARFLIEFLKNDQVTFEAGMSLNMGQLLSLPFIIAGIGIIVWTKTKPRYFSKENSE, encoded by the coding sequence ATGGTACTTTGTGCAATAACCTGGGATTTCGATCCGGAGATTTTTTCAATCGGTAACCATGGTATCAGATGGTATGGCTTAATGATTGCTTCAGCCTTATTTGTCGGGTACTTGATTTTTAAACGATTTCTCCGTGGGAACAAACTCACATTAGAAATGGTCGATAGTCTATTGGTTTATCTTGCAATTGCCGGTATAGTTGGTGCAAGACTCGGTCATTGTTTATTTTATGAACCAGACTATTTTCTGAAGAATCCGTTGGAGATCCTCAAAATTTGGAAAGGGGGACTGGCAAGTCATGGTTGGGCCATAGGCATTCTTCTCGCTCTTTGGCTTTATAATAGAAAATATAAGATTCCTTTCCTCTGGCTTATGGACAGGATTGTAATTGTGGTGGCTTTAGCCAGTGTCTTCATCCGTCTGGGGAATTTTTTCAACTCAGAAATTTATGGTTTTCCAACCAATTTGCCCTGGGGTGTGGAATTTGTCAGAGATAGGCTTTACGATAGTACTACTGGTAATATACTCCCAACTGTGCCAAGGCATCCAACACAATTATACGAAGCCCTTAGTTACTTTTTGATTTTCATTTCATCATTCGTTTTTTATCGAAAGAGGAACATGGAAGTACGGGATGGTTTCATTTTCAGTGTCTTTATGATTGTCCTGTTTAGTGCAAGATTTTTAATTGAATTTTTGAAGAATGACCAGGTCACCTTTGAAGCAGGAATGAGTTTAAATATGGGACAGTTGTTGAGCCTTCCGTTTATTATTGCAGGTATCGGGATAATTGTCTGGACGAAAACGAAACCAAGGTACTTTTCAAAGGAGAATAGCGAATAA
- a CDS encoding type II toxin-antitoxin system RelE/ParE family toxin produces the protein MKIRILKTFGDRLNDQVDYIAKDKPGAARKFKTDIIIRIRDIPDMPFANRKSIFFDREDIRDLIFKGYIVIYKVDDKKGIITVFGFSKYKDDPFKKK, from the coding sequence ATGAAGATTAGAATTCTTAAAACATTTGGGGATAGACTAAATGATCAAGTTGATTATATTGCTAAAGATAAACCAGGCGCAGCAAGAAAGTTTAAAACAGATATAATAATAAGGATCAGGGATATTCCCGATATGCCTTTTGCTAACCGAAAATCAATCTTCTTTGATCGTGAAGATATTCGAGATTTAATTTTTAAAGGATATATAGTTATTTATAAGGTTGATGATAAAAAAGGTATTATAACAGTATTCGGTTTTTCAAAATACAAAGACGATCCATTTAAAAAGAAATAA
- a CDS encoding ornithine cyclodeaminase family protein has translation MKNFSSQDIANASTVVQWTDAMEQAFIDTAKGIVEVPQRVHVDRGSNTLLLMPCFGSSYFSTKIVSVFPENLKKKEPLIYGSVVLNDGQTGKPLAVLDGSKLTAMRTAAVGAVAIRYLAPTEASSLGIVGLGIQGFHQALFACQQRPIEKLRILDRSEKVMSRFTDRFMSFYPDIEVISCKSAEELCEQSEILITATGSQRAVVPARGEWWKGKTIIGIGSYKPDMREFPDEIFAHIDQVFVDTPVALVETGDLMEPLKKGLIREGQVIPLSELILERVKRSGETRFFKSVGMAAFDLYGARLVYESLS, from the coding sequence ATGAAAAATTTTAGCAGCCAGGACATAGCAAATGCCTCCACTGTCGTTCAGTGGACGGATGCCATGGAACAGGCCTTCATTGACACCGCCAAGGGGATCGTTGAGGTACCTCAAAGGGTTCATGTCGACCGAGGTTCCAATACACTTCTGCTGATGCCCTGCTTTGGAAGCTCCTATTTTTCCACGAAGATCGTCTCTGTTTTTCCTGAGAACCTGAAAAAAAAGGAGCCTTTGATCTATGGTTCGGTCGTTCTGAATGATGGACAGACCGGAAAGCCCCTGGCCGTTTTGGATGGAAGTAAATTAACAGCGATGCGTACAGCCGCCGTGGGAGCTGTGGCTATACGTTACCTCGCCCCGACAGAAGCTTCCTCCCTGGGGATTGTTGGTCTGGGTATTCAGGGATTTCACCAGGCGCTTTTTGCCTGTCAGCAGCGCCCCATAGAAAAACTCAGGATCCTGGATCGCTCCGAAAAGGTCATGTCCCGGTTTACAGACCGGTTTATGAGCTTTTATCCGGACATTGAAGTCATATCCTGTAAAAGTGCAGAGGAGCTTTGCGAGCAATCGGAGATCTTAATTACTGCTACCGGATCGCAGCGGGCCGTTGTACCGGCCCGGGGTGAATGGTGGAAAGGGAAAACGATTATCGGGATTGGTTCCTATAAGCCTGATATGAGAGAATTTCCAGATGAGATATTTGCGCATATCGACCAGGTTTTTGTTGATACCCCGGTTGCTCTTGTTGAGACCGGAGATCTGATGGAACCCCTGAAAAAAGGGTTGATCCGGGAAGGGCAGGTAATCCCTCTGTCGGAACTGATCCTTGAAAGAGTTAAACGAAGCGGGGAAACCCGGTTTTTTAAATCGGTGGGCATGGCGGCATTTGACCTCTATGGGGCCAGGCTGGTTTATGAAAGCCTCTCCTGA
- a CDS encoding O-methyltransferase, with the protein MNLFENAESLDQYLVEHSSPEDPVLKELARHTYLKEVHPRMLSGHILGSYLSMFSNMIAPTRILEIGTYTGYSAICLARGLRPGGKVITIEVNDELRSTALHFFKKANLLEQIQLINGDALKVIPEIEGPFDLVFIDAHKDHYPDYYPLVFEKLRPGGYILADNVLWGGKVLGASERDHTTSTIDRFNKMITADARVENLLLPVRDGIMVIKKK; encoded by the coding sequence ATGAATCTTTTTGAAAATGCTGAATCCCTGGACCAATACCTGGTAGAACATTCTTCCCCGGAAGATCCGGTGCTTAAGGAGCTGGCCCGCCACACCTATCTGAAAGAGGTACATCCAAGAATGCTGTCGGGGCACATCCTGGGAAGCTATCTCTCCATGTTCTCAAACATGATCGCACCAACGCGAATCCTTGAAATAGGAACCTATACCGGGTATTCGGCCATCTGCCTGGCGCGGGGACTCAGGCCCGGGGGGAAAGTGATCACCATCGAGGTCAATGATGAACTTCGTTCCACTGCCCTGCATTTCTTTAAAAAAGCAAATCTTCTTGAACAGATTCAGCTGATCAACGGGGATGCCCTGAAAGTCATACCTGAAATAGAAGGCCCCTTTGACCTGGTGTTTATTGACGCCCATAAAGATCACTATCCGGACTATTACCCTCTGGTTTTTGAAAAGCTCCGGCCGGGTGGATATATTCTGGCTGACAATGTGCTCTGGGGAGGCAAGGTCCTGGGGGCTTCAGAAAGGGATCATACTACCAGCACCATCGACCGATTCAATAAAATGATTACGGCAGATGCTCGGGTGGAAAATCTCCTGCTGCCTGTCAGGGACGGCATTATGGTAATTAAAAAGAAGTAG
- a CDS encoding MerR family transcriptional regulator gives MAVYSIKELEKFAGIKAHTIRIWEKRYNLIEPHRTNTNIRYYTDSDLKKILNVAVLYRHGIKISNIARLNDLELREEIIRVSATAETNAVLIDSMVLSMIDLDEYKLEAVIDKSIHKIGFKPTVTEVLYPFLEKVGILWQSGDVYPAMEHLVTYLIRQKIISATELLSKAFNPAGKKFLLFLPEGEWHEIALLFAQYLIKESHHEVLYLGQSIPYSDILAIGASKKFDFILVSSANLQPGFDLGSYLKELGVALPDKKILYFSSCKGDLPDKLSPNHIYLKQIHDLTSFLGNLS, from the coding sequence ATGGCTGTTTATTCAATCAAAGAGCTGGAAAAATTCGCAGGAATTAAGGCCCATACCATCCGGATATGGGAAAAAAGATACAATCTGATTGAGCCCCACCGCACCAACACCAATATCAGATATTATACCGACAGTGACCTGAAAAAAATTCTGAATGTCGCTGTACTTTACCGGCATGGTATAAAAATATCCAATATTGCCAGGTTGAACGACCTGGAACTTCGTGAAGAGATTATCCGGGTATCCGCAACAGCAGAGACCAACGCTGTACTTATCGACTCCATGGTGCTCTCTATGATTGACCTGGATGAATACAAACTGGAGGCAGTCATCGATAAATCGATTCATAAAATTGGGTTCAAACCGACGGTTACGGAGGTACTTTATCCCTTTTTGGAGAAAGTTGGAATCCTCTGGCAATCAGGAGATGTCTATCCAGCCATGGAACATCTGGTAACTTATCTGATCAGGCAAAAAATTATTTCCGCCACTGAACTTCTTTCAAAAGCTTTTAACCCGGCAGGGAAAAAGTTTCTTTTGTTTCTTCCGGAAGGGGAATGGCATGAAATAGCCCTGCTGTTTGCCCAGTATCTGATCAAAGAGTCCCATCATGAGGTTCTCTACCTGGGACAATCTATTCCCTACTCCGATATACTGGCCATTGGCGCTTCCAAGAAATTCGATTTTATCCTGGTCTCCAGTGCAAATCTACAGCCTGGTTTTGACCTTGGCTCCTATCTGAAAGAGCTGGGGGTGGCTCTTCCGGATAAAAAGATCCTGTACTTCTCAAGCTGCAAAGGAGACCTTCCTGATAAGCTGTCGCCGAACCATATCTATCTGAAGCAGATCCACGACCTTACCAGCTTTTTGGGCAATTTGTCCTGA
- a CDS encoding NADP-dependent malic enzyme, with protein MSKNTREDALNYHSSGRPGKIEVIPTKPYSSQRDLSLAYSPGVADPCLAIKDNPEDAYKYTAKGNLVAVMSNGTAVLGLGDIGALQGKPVMEGKGLLFKIFADVDVFDIEIDRKDVDQFIEVAKAIAPTFGGINLEDIKAPECFEIETRLKEELDIPVFHDDQHGTAIISAAGLLNALELVDKKIHQLKIVVNGAGASAISCAKLYISLGVKAENLFMVDSRGVLNTRREGLNKYKKEFVRETEANTLEEIMKGADVFLGLSVADVLTPEMLKSMDRDPIVFAMANPNPEISYEKAIAARKDIIFATGRSDYPNQINNVLGFPFIFRGALDVRATSINEEMKIAAVNALSSLTKTNVPEVVNKAYKVENLYFGRDYIIPKPLDPRLIYHVAPAVARAAMESGVAKTPITDWEAYEEVLKERMGIENRLIHEVRVKAQQNPKRLVFAEAASFKMLKAVQTIIQDKIANPLLLGDKQRIEQLIEEYHLDLNGIEILDQAAPEMEATRKKYAQKLYKIRQRKGMTYEDALKQMRLSNQFGMMMVTEGDADAFLSGFSSKYADVIKPAIQIAGTNNPQHHIAGMYIVHTKKGPYFFADTTVNVQPSARTLVDATVMVAEQVSHFNMEPVIALVSYSNFGAIKGASALRSREAVEILHREHPELIADGEMQMNYALNTELRKQKFPFSKLGNRKVNTIIFPNLSSGNIAYKMMQEIGGGEVTGPILLGLGKPIHILQMESEVREIIDMAAFAVVDAQFRG; from the coding sequence ATGTCTAAAAATACCCGCGAAGATGCCCTGAATTACCATAGCAGTGGAAGACCAGGGAAAATAGAAGTTATACCCACCAAACCATACTCTTCTCAGAGGGATCTTTCACTGGCCTATTCGCCCGGTGTGGCTGACCCCTGTCTGGCGATCAAAGATAATCCGGAGGACGCCTATAAGTATACGGCAAAAGGGAACCTGGTGGCAGTAATGTCAAATGGAACGGCGGTACTCGGCCTGGGTGATATTGGTGCTTTACAGGGTAAGCCCGTGATGGAAGGGAAGGGCTTGCTTTTTAAGATATTTGCCGATGTGGATGTGTTTGATATCGAGATTGACCGCAAGGATGTGGATCAGTTTATTGAGGTGGCTAAAGCCATTGCTCCTACTTTTGGAGGGATCAATCTGGAAGATATCAAAGCGCCTGAGTGTTTTGAGATAGAGACCCGCCTGAAAGAAGAGCTGGATATTCCGGTATTTCATGATGATCAGCATGGAACGGCCATTATTTCTGCCGCCGGCTTGCTAAATGCCCTGGAATTGGTTGATAAGAAGATTCATCAATTGAAGATTGTGGTCAATGGTGCTGGCGCATCAGCGATTTCCTGTGCAAAACTCTATATTTCCCTGGGGGTTAAAGCCGAAAATCTGTTTATGGTTGATTCGCGCGGTGTTCTGAATACCCGTAGGGAAGGGTTGAATAAGTATAAGAAAGAGTTTGTCAGGGAAACCGAAGCCAATACTCTGGAGGAGATCATGAAGGGGGCTGATGTATTCCTGGGTCTTTCAGTTGCAGATGTGCTGACTCCGGAGATGCTTAAATCCATGGATCGTGATCCCATTGTATTTGCCATGGCCAATCCCAATCCTGAAATTTCTTATGAGAAAGCCATCGCCGCCAGAAAGGATATCATTTTTGCCACAGGGCGATCCGATTATCCCAATCAAATCAATAATGTGCTTGGCTTCCCTTTTATTTTCAGGGGGGCTCTGGATGTCAGGGCCACCTCCATTAACGAAGAGATGAAAATTGCGGCAGTAAATGCACTGTCTTCTCTGACCAAAACCAATGTGCCAGAGGTGGTCAACAAGGCCTATAAGGTCGAAAATCTGTATTTTGGAAGGGACTATATCATTCCGAAGCCGCTCGATCCCAGGTTAATTTATCATGTGGCACCCGCTGTGGCCAGGGCAGCCATGGAGAGTGGCGTGGCCAAAACACCCATCACGGACTGGGAGGCTTATGAAGAGGTGTTGAAGGAGAGGATGGGAATAGAGAATCGTTTGATTCACGAGGTTAGAGTGAAAGCTCAACAGAATCCAAAACGGCTTGTCTTTGCGGAAGCGGCCAGTTTTAAAATGCTAAAGGCTGTGCAGACGATCATTCAGGACAAAATTGCTAATCCGTTATTGTTGGGAGATAAGCAACGGATAGAACAGTTAATTGAAGAGTATCATCTCGATCTTAACGGGATTGAAATACTGGATCAGGCAGCTCCGGAAATGGAGGCAACCAGAAAAAAATATGCGCAGAAGCTCTATAAAATCCGTCAGAGAAAAGGGATGACTTATGAGGATGCATTAAAGCAGATGCGCCTGTCCAACCAGTTTGGAATGATGATGGTAACCGAAGGAGATGCAGATGCATTTCTTTCAGGGTTCTCCAGCAAATATGCCGATGTGATCAAACCCGCCATACAAATTGCCGGCACCAATAATCCTCAGCATCATATTGCCGGCATGTACATTGTTCATACAAAGAAGGGTCCCTACTTTTTCGCTGATACCACCGTAAATGTGCAACCCTCTGCCCGCACACTGGTTGACGCCACGGTCATGGTGGCTGAACAGGTCTCTCATTTTAATATGGAACCGGTGATTGCCCTGGTCTCTTATTCAAATTTCGGAGCCATTAAAGGCGCCAGCGCCCTCCGTTCCCGTGAGGCTGTAGAGATCCTTCACAGGGAGCATCCCGAACTTATTGCGGATGGAGAAATGCAAATGAATTATGCCTTGAATACGGAATTGAGGAAACAGAAATTCCCGTTCAGCAAATTGGGTAACCGAAAAGTGAATACCATCATATTTCCCAACCTGAGTTCTGGTAATATCGCTTATAAAATGATGCAGGAGATCGGGGGAGGAGAGGTCACCGGGCCCATTCTTCTGGGATTAGGAAAACCAATTCATATCCTGCAGATGGAGAGTGAGGTTCGTGAAATCATTGATATGGCTGCATTTGCAGTTGTTGATGCTCAGTTTCGCGGGTAA